From Bacteroidales bacterium, one genomic window encodes:
- a CDS encoding DUF5106 domain-containing protein yields MRRNFSFGSVLISCCLLISCSIFIFSCKGKKGAMDMVSLNKFPQVQVPDMIDNQVDAAKYYALNYWKDFLDPNRLLQLEYSKDTSGVLGVSGKVFQDAFIGYIKALQAANHYPTANAGERDLMKKADSLAMTGDKKFLGKIIEYSEKYLYEPNSPYLDEQLYVPILEGIIDAQSIPANEKIGYIAQFKMAILNMIGARANDFEFSTGTETKNLYDIDAEYTLIYFNNPDCSDCVRVLNVLKNSDVIINMIGQDRLAILSLYPDKNLAAWRKGKSLFPKDWIYAYDPKGAINSGKIYSLRAIPSLYLLDEHKAVILKDATADKVIAKLQDALYQNDVMDAKSKKEAAAADSAAAALGL; encoded by the coding sequence ATGAGGCGTAATTTTTCTTTTGGTTCTGTTCTCATATCTTGCTGTCTGTTAATTTCTTGCTCCATTTTTATTTTCTCCTGCAAGGGAAAAAAAGGCGCAATGGATATGGTGTCCCTGAATAAATTTCCGCAGGTTCAGGTACCCGATATGATTGACAACCAGGTTGATGCAGCAAAGTATTATGCCCTCAACTATTGGAAAGATTTCCTGGACCCAAACAGATTGCTGCAGCTGGAATATAGCAAAGACACATCCGGGGTTCTTGGTGTAAGCGGCAAAGTTTTCCAGGATGCATTCATTGGGTACATAAAAGCGCTGCAGGCTGCAAATCATTATCCTACAGCAAATGCCGGAGAGCGTGACCTTATGAAAAAAGCCGATTCTCTTGCCATGACAGGAGATAAAAAATTCCTTGGAAAAATAATTGAGTACAGTGAGAAATATCTGTATGAACCTAATTCTCCGTATTTGGATGAACAGCTGTATGTTCCTATATTGGAGGGTATTATAGATGCTCAATCTATACCTGCGAATGAAAAGATAGGTTACATTGCCCAGTTCAAGATGGCTATTCTTAACATGATTGGAGCAAGAGCAAATGATTTTGAATTCTCAACCGGCACGGAGACTAAAAACCTGTATGATATTGACGCTGAGTATACTCTAATTTATTTTAATAATCCAGATTGTTCAGATTGCGTCAGAGTTCTTAATGTTCTAAAAAATTCAGACGTCATAATAAATATGATTGGCCAGGATAGATTGGCAATTCTTTCTCTTTATCCCGATAAAAATCTGGCTGCATGGAGAAAAGGAAAGAGCTTATTTCCAAAAGATTGGATTTATGCATATGATCCAAAAGGTGCTATCAACTCCGGAAAAATTTACTCTTTGAGAGCTATTCCAAGCCTGTATCTTTTAGATGAACACAAGGCTGTCATTTTAAAAGACGCCACTGCGGACAAAGTCATTGCCAAGCTGCAAGATGCTTTATATCAGAATGATGTAATGGACGCCAAGAGCAAAAAAGAAGCTGCCGCAGCAGATTCAGCCGCAGCAGCCCTTGGACTTTAA
- a CDS encoding RHS repeat-associated core domain-containing protein: protein MRAITDASGNVTERNDYYAFGKRMTTGGTYPVMTSNRWKYNGKEVQTTGNVNWLDYGAREYDEVTGRWTRPDPMSEKYYGTSGYTYCVDNPINKIDLDGLDWYETVDGTIKWTKLRSQKELDKNKIRGNYLGEAYLVFNGSRKEKLGSKKEGDKGYDKKHSDGYIDGEGAITANVTLYGPNGEDDISTLTGYTMTSNAEKFIPIEEGLYDANYDEKGKSGTLKSHWVLNHRGVIPTMDGLPNTSPYAGENYGKGIKTGIFIHSTNRSGYAGGNISTGCLLLSPKDFQKFNSKMTGVQNFKVLIKRD from the coding sequence GTGAGAGCCATAACCGATGCAAGTGGAAATGTCACTGAAAGAAATGATTATTACGCATTTGGAAAGAGGATGACAACGGGCGGCACATATCCTGTAATGACCTCAAACAGATGGAAATACAACGGCAAAGAGGTGCAGACCACCGGCAATGTTAACTGGCTGGATTACGGTGCGAGGGAGTATGATGAGGTGACAGGACGATGGACAAGACCGGATCCGATGAGCGAAAAATATTATGGGACAAGCGGGTATACTTATTGTGTGGATAATCCGATAAATAAGATAGATTTAGACGGTTTGGATTGGTATGAAACTGTCGACGGTACAATAAAGTGGACTAAATTAAGAAGCCAAAAGGAACTTGATAAAAATAAAATCAGAGGTAACTATTTAGGTGAAGCGTATCTTGTATTCAATGGTTCAAGGAAAGAAAAACTTGGATCGAAAAAGGAAGGAGATAAAGGATATGATAAAAAACATTCTGATGGCTATATAGATGGCGAAGGAGCGATTACTGCGAATGTAACCCTATATGGTCCTAATGGAGAAGATGATATATCGACATTAACTGGTTATACAATGACGTCAAATGCAGAAAAATTCATTCCTATAGAAGAAGGGCTGTATGATGCTAATTATGATGAAAAGGGCAAAAGCGGCACATTAAAGTCACATTGGGTATTAAACCACAGAGGTGTTATTCCGACTATGGATGGTCTACCAAATACAAGCCCATATGCTGGAGAAAATTATGGGAAAGGGATTAAAACAGGCATTTTTATACATTCTACGAACCGCTCTGGTTATGCAGGAGGAAACATTTCAACAGGATGCTTATTACTAAGTCCAAAAGATTTTCAAAAATTTAATTCTAAAATGACTGGGGTACAAAATTTTAAGGTACTAATCAAAAGAGATTAA
- a CDS encoding phosphatidylglycerol lysyltransferase domain-containing protein, whose translation MEFRDIELGDKVWIDSLLHASDYDSTDYNFTVMFIWREIINTNVARHKDFLLVRFAEKKKYEKPAGQTGCGNCSKAENPITDLKPVDDGETADIRHAYYLFPAGKGSDEELKEAVDYIIADSEKLGAYVVFVGVLDKQVEFLQHYYPDRFEYQKYRNSFDYVYNASDLLTLKGKKYQSKRNFISRFKRAQNWAYEEITEANIDECAAMNMEWCKKYGCSHNPSLFAEGCSVKMAIRNFKQLGLKGGLLRLDGKIVAFTLGEMTNSNTFLVHIEKAFADIVGAYPTINYEFLQHNSQLGFAYVNREDDAGDEGLRKAKTDYHPFKMIEKTIVTLKGHNLEIIPE comes from the coding sequence ATGGAATTCAGAGATATTGAGCTGGGGGATAAAGTGTGGATTGACAGCCTGTTGCATGCGTCAGACTATGATTCTACAGATTATAATTTTACAGTAATGTTCATATGGCGGGAAATCATTAATACTAATGTTGCCCGCCATAAGGACTTCCTGCTGGTAAGATTTGCAGAGAAAAAAAAATATGAAAAACCTGCCGGTCAGACGGGATGCGGAAACTGCAGCAAGGCGGAAAATCCAATCACAGACTTAAAGCCGGTTGATGACGGAGAAACGGCAGATATCAGACATGCTTACTATTTATTCCCGGCCGGCAAAGGTAGTGATGAAGAGCTGAAAGAGGCTGTAGATTATATAATTGCAGACTCGGAGAAACTAGGAGCTTATGTGGTTTTTGTGGGTGTGCTGGATAAACAGGTAGAATTTCTGCAGCATTATTATCCCGACAGATTTGAGTATCAGAAGTACCGCAATAGTTTTGACTATGTGTATAATGCAAGTGATTTGCTTACACTAAAAGGGAAAAAATATCAGAGCAAACGTAATTTTATCTCAAGATTTAAACGTGCGCAAAACTGGGCGTATGAGGAGATTACGGAGGCTAATATAGATGAGTGTGCTGCAATGAACATGGAGTGGTGCAAGAAGTATGGATGCAGTCATAATCCATCATTATTTGCTGAGGGATGTTCTGTTAAGATGGCAATAAGAAATTTTAAGCAGCTGGGTTTAAAGGGCGGATTGCTTAGGCTGGATGGTAAAATTGTGGCATTTACTCTAGGCGAAATGACTAATTCAAATACATTTCTTGTGCATATAGAAAAGGCATTTGCTGATATTGTAGGTGCTTATCCTACAATTAATTATGAGTTTTTACAACATAACTCGCAGCTTGGCTTTGCTTATGTTAACAGAGAAGATGATGCGGGAGATGAGGGGCTTAGAAAAGCAAAAACAGATTATCATCCTTTTAAGATGATAGAGAAAACTATCGTGACCTTAAAAGGACACAATCTGGAAATTATTCCTGAATAA
- a CDS encoding FAD-dependent oxidoreductase translates to MKYLIIGGVAGGASAAARLRRLDEKAQIILFEKGNYVSYANCGLPYYIGGTIADRAKLFVQTAKGFHDRFNIDIRTEQEVIALHPDKKSISVKELSSGNVYEESYDKLVLSPGAEPIKPNLPGINDERIFTLRNVSDTDKIKMYINGHQPKKAVVIGGGFIGLEMAENLHNTGAEVTVVEMSNQVMAPIDFSMAQIVHHHLVCKGVNLILNDGVKSFTEQGDLLTVDLQSGKSVQADFVLLSIGVRPDIALAEKAGLEIGKLHGIAVNEHLQTSNPDIYAIGDAIEVVHGVTGMAAKIALAGPANKQGRIAADNIVEGNKEKYEGTIGTSVAKVFDLTVASSGANAKMLKSANIPYVSSWTHPASHAGYYPGALNMDIKILFSPENGRLFGAQIVGYDGVDKRIEMAAQVIQKRGTVYDLAKLEHAYAPPFSSAKDPMNMAGFVAENILEHKVETVTWRDIETLPKDAVCVDVRTPVEYGLGTIPGFKNVPVDELRSRMSELPKDKMIVVTCAVGLRGYLAYRILTQNGFTNVKNLSGGYKTWEAATEPVGDAKNGSANCKFEPADKKSEKVLVLDACGLMCPGPIMKLKEAYEKMAEGETLIIKATDPAFERDVQAWCKVVGAKLNYARTEGGIVNASVTKEKQQQATPEYHCSMEGKNKTLIVFSDDLDKALASFVLANGAAATGKKVTMFFTFWGLNVIKKSNKPRVKKDIFGKMFGFMLPANSKELGLSKMNMFGLGSIMMRHIMKLRRIDNLESLRQQAIDNGVEMIACTMSMDVMGVAKEELLDNVVLGGVASYMERAEQAGVNLFI, encoded by the coding sequence ATGAAATACTTGATTATAGGCGGAGTAGCCGGAGGAGCTTCGGCGGCTGCAAGATTAAGAAGATTAGATGAAAAGGCTCAGATTATTCTGTTTGAGAAGGGAAATTATGTCTCCTATGCAAACTGCGGCTTGCCATATTACATTGGCGGAACAATAGCTGACAGAGCAAAACTTTTTGTTCAGACGGCAAAGGGTTTTCACGACAGATTTAACATTGACATAAGAACTGAGCAAGAGGTAATTGCCTTGCATCCAGACAAAAAGAGCATTTCTGTTAAAGAGCTCTCATCCGGGAATGTGTATGAAGAGAGCTATGATAAACTTGTTCTCTCCCCGGGAGCTGAACCAATTAAGCCAAATCTTCCAGGGATAAATGATGAGAGAATTTTCACGCTCCGCAATGTAAGCGATACGGATAAAATAAAGATGTACATAAACGGGCACCAACCTAAAAAAGCAGTTGTAATAGGCGGCGGATTTATTGGGCTGGAAATGGCTGAGAATCTTCATAATACCGGGGCAGAGGTAACGGTTGTGGAGATGAGCAATCAGGTTATGGCGCCAATAGATTTTTCTATGGCTCAAATTGTTCATCATCATTTGGTTTGCAAGGGAGTGAATTTAATTTTGAATGACGGTGTAAAAAGTTTTACGGAACAGGGAGATTTGTTGACGGTAGATTTACAAAGCGGAAAATCTGTTCAGGCAGATTTTGTTTTGCTGAGCATTGGCGTGCGGCCGGATATTGCTCTTGCGGAAAAGGCGGGACTGGAAATTGGCAAATTGCATGGAATTGCTGTGAATGAGCATCTTCAGACATCCAATCCGGATATCTACGCTATTGGAGATGCAATAGAAGTTGTACACGGAGTAACTGGCATGGCTGCTAAAATTGCTCTTGCCGGACCTGCCAATAAACAGGGAAGAATTGCGGCAGATAATATAGTTGAAGGGAACAAAGAAAAATATGAGGGAACTATCGGGACCTCAGTGGCAAAAGTATTTGATTTGACAGTTGCCTCTTCCGGCGCTAATGCTAAGATGCTTAAGAGCGCAAATATTCCTTATGTCTCTTCCTGGACACATCCTGCTTCACATGCGGGGTATTATCCTGGCGCTCTAAATATGGATATCAAAATTTTATTCTCTCCGGAGAACGGAAGGTTGTTTGGTGCGCAAATAGTTGGTTATGACGGAGTTGACAAGAGAATAGAAATGGCGGCGCAGGTGATTCAAAAGAGAGGAACCGTTTATGATTTGGCAAAACTTGAGCATGCTTATGCTCCTCCTTTCTCTTCCGCAAAGGACCCTATGAATATGGCTGGCTTTGTGGCTGAAAATATTTTGGAGCATAAAGTAGAAACAGTTACTTGGAGAGATATAGAGACTCTTCCAAAAGATGCTGTTTGTGTGGATGTTAGAACGCCTGTTGAATACGGTCTTGGTACAATTCCGGGATTTAAAAATGTTCCGGTTGATGAGCTGCGCTCCAGAATGAGCGAGCTTCCAAAAGATAAAATGATTGTTGTCACTTGCGCCGTTGGATTGAGGGGATACCTGGCTTACAGGATTTTAACGCAGAACGGTTTTACAAACGTCAAAAATCTGTCGGGAGGATACAAGACATGGGAAGCCGCTACGGAACCTGTTGGAGATGCAAAAAACGGCAGTGCAAATTGCAAGTTTGAGCCTGCTGATAAAAAGAGTGAAAAAGTGTTAGTGCTGGATGCCTGCGGTCTGATGTGCCCGGGACCGATTATGAAATTGAAAGAGGCGTATGAGAAAATGGCTGAGGGTGAGACCCTTATCATTAAAGCAACTGACCCCGCTTTTGAGAGAGATGTACAGGCATGGTGCAAGGTTGTCGGAGCAAAATTAAATTATGCGCGCACAGAAGGTGGTATTGTAAATGCCTCTGTTACAAAAGAGAAACAACAGCAGGCAACTCCGGAATACCATTGTTCAATGGAGGGAAAGAATAAAACTTTGATTGTTTTTAGTGATGATTTGGACAAGGCTCTGGCTTCTTTTGTTTTGGCAAACGGAGCAGCGGCAACCGGAAAGAAAGTTACTATGTTCTTCACTTTCTGGGGATTAAATGTTATCAAAAAGAGTAACAAGCCGCGTGTGAAGAAGGATATTTTTGGGAAGATGTTTGGCTTTATGCTACCGGCCAACAGCAAAGAACTTGGACTTTCAAAGATGAATATGTTTGGCCTTGGCAGCATTATGATGCGTCACATCATGAAGCTCCGCCGCATAGACAATTTGGAGAGCCTGCGCCAGCAAGCCATTGATAATGGGGTAGAGATGATTGCCTGCACAATGAGCATGGATGTCATGGGCGTAGCAAAAGAAGAGCTGCTGGATAACGTTGTACTTGGCGGAGTTGCCAGCTACATGGAACGCGCAGAACAAGCGGGTGTGAATCTGTTCATATAG
- a CDS encoding VTT domain-containing protein: MGSLTGLGYLGLFLGSFLAATIVPFSSDFLIIGILLGGGNPWISFTCATAGNWIGGLTSYWIGWLGRWDWIEKWFKIKQKTLEKQKSKIDKFGAGLAFFSWLPIVGDLFAIALGFYRVKFWKSALFMLIGKAARFAVWVILYIHYGDAFVNWIHTLEPFA, encoded by the coding sequence ATGGGAAGTTTAACGGGACTTGGATATCTGGGCCTTTTTCTGGGGTCATTTCTGGCGGCTACTATTGTGCCGTTCAGCTCCGACTTTCTGATTATAGGAATTCTCCTTGGTGGTGGAAACCCCTGGATATCATTTACTTGTGCAACGGCAGGCAATTGGATTGGCGGACTTACTTCCTATTGGATTGGATGGCTTGGAAGATGGGACTGGATAGAGAAATGGTTTAAAATAAAGCAGAAAACCCTTGAAAAACAGAAGTCTAAGATAGATAAGTTTGGAGCCGGGCTGGCCTTTTTTTCCTGGCTCCCGATAGTTGGCGACCTATTTGCCATAGCATTAGGCTTTTACAGAGTCAAATTTTGGAAGTCCGCTTTGTTCATGCTAATTGGAAAGGCGGCCAGGTTTGCGGTGTGGGTAATTCTCTATATCCATTACGGAGATGCCTTTGTAAACTGGATACATACGCTGGAACCTTTTGCTTAA
- a CDS encoding ATP-binding protein has product MITRSLQGIIEEKLFKGKAIIVIGARQVGKSTLLREIVNTKNMASLFLDCDEPEVRELLTNTNTQRLKSLIGNNKIVVIDEAQKVAGIGQTLKLITDNIKEVQLLVSGSSSLMLQNTINEPLTGRKYEYFLYPLSTKELYDYKGFLYVNQILESRLIYGSYPDIVNNSWDSKDLITNLTGSYLYKDILTMDNIRKPALLDKLLVALALQVGNEVSYNELAQTVGTDNKTVEKYIDLLEKCFIIFKLSAYNKNIRTELKKSKKIYFYDNGIRNAVIQRFSPLNMREDSGALWENFIIGERIKANQYNKNYVRSYFWRTTQQQEIDYLEESEGQLLAFEFKWNPKKGKTSVPKIFTDTYSVKKISVITPANYLEWIGAAQAK; this is encoded by the coding sequence ATGATTACAAGAAGTTTGCAAGGAATCATAGAAGAAAAACTATTTAAGGGGAAGGCAATTATAGTAATTGGAGCAAGGCAGGTTGGTAAAAGTACGCTGCTAAGAGAAATAGTCAATACTAAAAATATGGCCTCATTATTCCTTGACTGTGACGAGCCAGAAGTCAGAGAATTATTGACTAATACAAACACACAGAGACTAAAAAGCCTTATCGGGAACAACAAAATTGTTGTAATTGACGAGGCCCAAAAAGTTGCCGGAATAGGACAGACTTTAAAATTAATTACGGATAACATTAAGGAAGTGCAGCTTCTTGTTTCAGGTTCTTCTTCTCTCATGCTTCAAAATACTATAAACGAACCGCTTACAGGAAGAAAATATGAATATTTTTTATATCCGCTATCTACAAAAGAACTTTATGATTATAAAGGTTTCCTATATGTAAACCAAATCTTAGAGTCACGGCTAATTTACGGCTCATATCCAGATATTGTTAACAACTCATGGGATTCCAAAGATCTCATTACAAACCTGACTGGCAGTTATTTATATAAAGATATACTTACCATGGATAATATCAGGAAACCGGCCCTCTTGGATAAGTTATTAGTTGCCCTTGCTTTGCAAGTTGGCAATGAGGTCTCATACAATGAACTTGCGCAAACTGTCGGGACAGATAATAAAACAGTAGAAAAATACATAGACTTATTAGAAAAATGTTTCATCATTTTTAAGTTAAGCGCTTATAACAAGAATATTCGCACGGAACTTAAAAAGAGCAAAAAAATATATTTCTATGATAACGGAATACGCAATGCGGTAATTCAGAGATTTTCTCCATTGAATATGCGTGAAGATTCAGGGGCGTTGTGGGAAAATTTTATCATAGGAGAAAGGATAAAGGCAAACCAGTATAATAAGAATTATGTGCGCTCATATTTTTGGCGCACAACCCAGCAGCAAGAGATTGACTATCTGGAGGAATCAGAGGGACAACTTCTTGCCTTTGAATTCAAGTGGAATCCTAAAAAGGGGAAAACTTCTGTCCCCAAAATTTTCACCGACACCTATTCTGTGAAAAAAATATCTGTTATTACCCCGGCCAATTATCTTGAATGGATTGGGGCTGCTCAGGCGAAATAG
- a CDS encoding co-chaperone GroES yields the protein MMIKPLADRVLIEPKEAEKKTEGGIIIPDTAKEKPQEGKVIAVGPGKKDEPMELKKGDTVLYGKYAGTEINSPDGKTTYMIMHQSDVLAVISK from the coding sequence ATCATGATTAAACCATTAGCAGACAGAGTTTTAATTGAGCCTAAAGAGGCTGAAAAGAAAACGGAAGGCGGAATTATTATCCCCGATACAGCAAAAGAGAAACCTCAAGAGGGAAAAGTTATTGCAGTTGGCCCCGGCAAAAAGGATGAGCCAATGGAGCTAAAGAAAGGTGATACAGTACTTTACGGAAAATATGCAGGTACTGAGATTAATTCTCCGGATGGAAAAACAACATATATGATTATGCACCAGTCAGATGTTCTTGCAGTTATAAGCAAGTAA
- a CDS encoding MarR family winged helix-turn-helix transcriptional regulator, whose protein sequence is MEPICALKEVYKQLYKFEKEFSAENDITINEAMLLCCMKDGKERSAGEIYKYIGLSASRGSKIITAAEKKGFLVRSIAKADHRQMLFKLSAIGKKKVEQMQKSKVNTKDLYNGILNMLK, encoded by the coding sequence ATGGAACCAATTTGTGCTTTGAAAGAGGTGTACAAGCAGCTGTACAAATTTGAAAAAGAGTTCTCTGCGGAGAATGACATAACCATTAATGAAGCAATGTTGCTTTGCTGCATGAAGGACGGAAAAGAACGTTCGGCCGGAGAAATTTATAAATATATAGGTCTCTCTGCATCAAGAGGTTCCAAGATTATAACTGCAGCGGAAAAGAAGGGTTTTTTAGTGCGCTCAATTGCAAAAGCGGACCACAGGCAGATGTTATTCAAATTGTCAGCTATCGGGAAAAAGAAAGTTGAGCAAATGCAAAAAAGCAAAGTGAATACAAAAGATTTATACAACGGAATATTAAATATGTTAAAATAA
- the groL gene encoding chaperonin GroEL (60 kDa chaperone family; promotes refolding of misfolded polypeptides especially under stressful conditions; forms two stacked rings of heptamers to form a barrel-shaped 14mer; ends can be capped by GroES; misfolded proteins enter the barrel where they are refolded when GroES binds), translated as MAKEIKFNMEARSLMKKGADSLADAVKVTLGPKGRNVVIDKKFGAPQITKDGVTVAKEIELDDHFENMGAQLVKEVASKTNDQAGDGTTTATVLAQAIINVGLKNVTAGANPTALKKGIDKAVDAVVENLKKQSQSVGNDYSKIEQVGTISANNDAVIGKLIADAMSKVKKEGVITVEEAKGTSTEVKVVEGMQFDRGYISPYFMTNPDKMEAVLDQPKILITDKKISTMKDLLPILEPLARDGKALLIIAEDVDGEALTTLVVNRLRGTIKVAAVKAPGFGDRRKEMLQDIATLTGGVVVSEERGFTLENTTPEMLGSAEKVTIDKENTTIVNGAGKKNDIADRVAQIKKQIETTTSDYDKEKLKERLAKLAGGVAVLYVGAASEVELKEKKDRVEDALNATRAAVEEGIVAGGGVAYIRAIEALKKVKGDNEDEQTGINIIIRALEEPLRMICENAGEEGSVVIQKVKEGKGDFGYNAQTGQYENLLAGGVIDPTKVTRVALQNAASVAGMFLSTECVIADKKEENPAPMPPMGGGGMGGMM; from the coding sequence ATGGCAAAAGAGATTAAATTCAATATGGAAGCCCGCTCTCTTATGAAGAAAGGAGCTGATTCACTTGCAGATGCAGTTAAGGTTACACTTGGTCCAAAGGGGCGCAATGTTGTTATAGATAAGAAGTTTGGAGCACCTCAGATTACAAAGGATGGTGTTACCGTTGCTAAAGAGATTGAACTTGATGATCATTTTGAGAATATGGGAGCTCAGCTTGTTAAAGAGGTTGCTTCCAAAACTAATGACCAGGCCGGTGATGGTACAACCACCGCAACCGTTCTTGCTCAGGCAATTATAAACGTCGGTCTTAAAAACGTTACAGCCGGCGCTAACCCAACGGCATTGAAGAAAGGTATAGACAAAGCTGTTGACGCAGTTGTTGAGAATCTTAAGAAGCAGAGCCAATCCGTTGGTAATGACTACTCTAAGATTGAGCAGGTAGGTACTATTTCTGCAAACAATGATGCAGTTATAGGAAAACTTATTGCAGATGCAATGAGCAAAGTTAAGAAAGAGGGCGTCATCACAGTAGAAGAGGCAAAAGGCACATCAACAGAGGTTAAAGTTGTTGAGGGTATGCAGTTTGACCGCGGTTACATCTCTCCTTATTTTATGACAAATCCAGATAAGATGGAGGCCGTTCTTGACCAGCCAAAAATCTTGATTACAGATAAGAAAATTTCTACAATGAAAGATCTTCTTCCTATTCTTGAGCCTCTAGCTCGCGACGGGAAAGCTCTTCTTATCATTGCAGAGGATGTAGATGGAGAAGCTCTTACAACATTGGTTGTTAACAGATTGCGTGGTACAATCAAAGTTGCCGCAGTTAAAGCTCCTGGTTTTGGAGACAGAAGAAAAGAGATGTTGCAGGATATTGCAACTCTTACAGGCGGCGTAGTTGTATCAGAGGAGAGAGGATTTACTTTGGAGAACACAACACCTGAGATGTTAGGTTCTGCAGAGAAGGTAACTATTGATAAAGAGAACACTACAATTGTCAATGGCGCAGGAAAGAAGAATGATATCGCAGACAGAGTTGCTCAGATTAAGAAACAAATTGAGACAACAACCAGCGATTATGATAAAGAGAAATTGAAAGAGCGTCTTGCTAAACTTGCAGGTGGTGTTGCAGTTCTTTATGTTGGTGCAGCTTCTGAGGTTGAACTTAAGGAGAAGAAGGATAGAGTTGAGGATGCGCTTAATGCAACAAGAGCAGCTGTTGAGGAAGGTATTGTAGCAGGTGGCGGAGTTGCATATATCCGTGCTATTGAGGCTCTTAAGAAGGTTAAGGGAGATAATGAGGATGAGCAGACCGGTATCAATATTATTATAAGAGCACTAGAAGAGCCGCTTAGAATGATTTGCGAGAATGCCGGAGAAGAGGGCAGCGTTGTTATTCAAAAAGTAAAGGAAGGAAAGGGTGATTTTGGATACAATGCTCAGACAGGTCAATATGAAAACTTGCTTGCAGGCGGAGTTATTGATCCAACCAAAGTTACAAGAGTTGCTCTTCAGAATGCAGCTTCAGTTGCCGGAATGTTCCTGTCAACCGAGTGTGTAATTGCAGACAAAAAAGAAGAAAATCCTGCCCCAATGCCTCCAATGGGCGGCGGCGGAATGGGCGGCATGATGTAA
- a CDS encoding nucleoside deaminase — protein sequence MDDEKYMLAALGEARMALEDGEVPIGCVITGGGKIIARGHNLTQTLNDPTAHAEMQAITSATSYLGGKYLDRCTLYVTVEPCPMCAAALSWAQIGKIVYGCKDPKRGYSLFEPSLLHPKTEVVSGILDGECEKLMKDFFAKKRVKKTVGKKKGKQ from the coding sequence ATGGATGATGAAAAATATATGTTGGCAGCATTAGGAGAGGCAAGAATGGCGCTGGAGGATGGAGAAGTCCCTATTGGATGTGTAATTACCGGCGGCGGCAAAATAATTGCACGCGGACATAATTTAACGCAGACTCTTAATGATCCCACGGCACATGCGGAGATGCAGGCCATAACATCAGCCACCTCATATCTTGGCGGCAAGTACCTGGACCGCTGCACCTTATATGTGACCGTAGAACCTTGCCCAATGTGCGCCGCGGCCCTCAGCTGGGCCCAAATTGGAAAGATTGTTTACGGCTGCAAGGACCCAAAAAGAGGATACTCCTTGTTTGAGCCGTCCCTGCTGCACCCTAAGACAGAAGTTGTTAGCGGGATATTGGACGGAGAATGCGAAAAGCTTATGAAAGATTTCTTTGCAAAAAAAAGAGTGAAAAAAACTGTCGGGAAGAAAAAAGGAAAACAATAA